A single genomic interval of uncultured Desulfobacter sp. harbors:
- the pdxA gene encoding 4-hydroxythreonine-4-phosphate dehydrogenase PdxA, with protein sequence MNIHSDRPILGITMGDPSGIGPEIVVKSLADPEIINLCTPVILGDLEILKKADIDSRILPELVKTDDLNYEFSNFPKGFLLQLSNLNPDVTIIGHPTPETGRAMETYINTGVDLALSGAIDAMVTGPITKTGLKLAGSSFHGHTELIAHKTGTDNFAMMMAGPRLKVVLTTIHIPLSQVPAQLTTQEITRIINLTRDTLITRFGITNPRLAVAGLNPHAGEEGMFGNEEADIILPAVIKAREQGFDITDPLPPDTVFFNALEGRFDAVICMYHDQGLIPFKLVHFRDGVNTTIGLPIIRTSVDHGTAYDIAWTGKADPTSMKEAIKMAAVQAINQKKYGTSNGN encoded by the coding sequence ATGAATATCCATTCAGACCGGCCTATTCTTGGCATAACCATGGGAGATCCTTCAGGTATCGGACCTGAAATAGTTGTTAAAAGCCTTGCTGATCCTGAAATTATAAACTTGTGCACCCCTGTTATATTAGGTGACCTTGAAATACTTAAAAAAGCAGATATTGATTCGCGAATCCTTCCAGAGTTAGTCAAGACAGACGATTTAAATTACGAATTTTCTAATTTTCCTAAGGGGTTTCTGCTCCAGCTATCCAACCTGAACCCGGATGTCACTATAATTGGCCACCCCACCCCGGAGACTGGAAGGGCCATGGAAACCTATATCAATACCGGAGTGGATCTTGCCCTGTCCGGGGCCATTGATGCCATGGTAACAGGCCCTATTACTAAAACAGGCCTGAAACTGGCCGGGTCATCCTTTCATGGTCATACAGAGTTGATTGCACATAAAACCGGTACTGACAATTTTGCCATGATGATGGCGGGACCGCGTCTGAAAGTGGTTTTAACGACCATTCACATCCCCTTGTCCCAGGTGCCGGCGCAGCTAACTACCCAGGAAATAACAAGAATCATTAACCTTACCCGGGACACCCTGATCACAAGATTCGGCATTACCAATCCCAGGCTTGCCGTAGCAGGCTTGAATCCTCATGCAGGTGAAGAGGGCATGTTCGGTAACGAAGAAGCGGATATCATTTTACCGGCAGTAATAAAGGCCCGGGAACAAGGGTTTGATATTACAGATCCTCTGCCCCCGGATACCGTATTTTTCAATGCGCTTGAGGGGCGGTTTGACGCCGTAATCTGCATGTATCACGACCAGGGGCTGATTCCTTTTAAGCTGGTGCATTTCAGGGATGGCGTAAACACCACCATCGGGCTTCCCATTATACGCACATCCGTGGACCACGGTACCGCCTATGATATTGCCTGGACAGGAAAAGCAGACCCCACAAGCATGAAAGAAGCCATTAAAATGGCGGCTGTCCAAGCGATTAACCAAAAAAAGTATGGCACTAGTAATGGCAATTGA
- the uvrA gene encoding excinuclease ABC subunit UvrA → MAIDHIIIKGARTHNLKNIDVSIPKNSLTVITGLSGSGKSTLAFDTLYAEGQRRYVESLSTYARQFLGQMDKPDVDAIEGLSPAIAIEQKTASHNPRSTVGTVTEIYDYLRLLFARVGRPHCHICGKPISSTSIDQIIQGILFPMPEKAQKIMVLAPVVTNKKGGHEKLIHQLKKDGFARLKIDGHVCLIEEAPALNKKKAHTIEVVVDRLILKQGIEQRLTDSVETALSLAQGQVIIDNLDLKTQTLFSEAATCHTCGISYPQFTPAGFSFNSPQGACPHCDGLGHLREFHPAKIIPNHHLSLRQGAVLPWAGKDSVRHMEFLDALVTHYKEDIYTPFKNLSTDFQRVILFGSGSHKIPFYVEQAGKKIVYEKPFEGVIEQLARRLRNTKSASVKKDLGKYMGYKICSKCHGSRLNPEASAVQVADKTIHQITAMSVKQAANFVNTVHLPGRENAVSESILAELSQRLSFLEDVGLDYLTLDRSAATLSGGESQRIRLATQIGSKLSGVLYVLDEPSIGLHQRDNARLLRTLMHLKGLGNTVLVVEHDEETMLAADHIVDVGPKAGVNGGQIMFSGPPEDLVKASCLTGQYLSGKRKIPVPETRRTGTKKFLMVQKASENNLKNIDVSFPLGCLTCVTGVSGSGKSTLVLSILYQALASSINRSEKPVGKHQAISGMEFIDRVIHIDQSPIGKTPRSNPGTYTGVLTHIRDLFAQTPEAKARGYKSGRFSFNIKGGRCESCKGDGIVKIEMHFLPDVYVTCDVCKGRQFNRETLEIKYKGKNIAQVLDMTINQALEFFENISSIRHTLFTLVETGLGYIKLGQAATTLSGGEAQRIKIAKELSKKSTGKTIYILDEPTTGLHTDDIKRLLAVLDRLVDAGNTVVVIEHHLDVIKCADYVIDLGPEGGDQGGQIVAQGTPEQVARSPLSHTGFYLNRVLGLN, encoded by the coding sequence ATGGCAATTGATCACATCATTATTAAAGGCGCCAGAACCCATAATCTGAAAAATATCGATGTCAGCATCCCCAAAAACAGCCTGACCGTTATTACCGGGCTTTCCGGCTCAGGCAAATCCACCCTGGCCTTTGACACCCTTTATGCCGAAGGCCAAAGACGCTACGTGGAGTCTTTATCCACCTACGCCCGCCAGTTTTTGGGCCAAATGGACAAACCGGATGTGGATGCCATAGAGGGGTTGTCCCCTGCCATTGCCATTGAACAGAAAACCGCCTCCCATAATCCGAGATCCACGGTGGGAACCGTCACGGAAATCTATGATTACCTGCGGCTTCTTTTTGCCAGGGTCGGCAGGCCCCACTGTCATATCTGCGGCAAACCCATTTCATCGACATCCATTGACCAGATTATACAAGGCATCCTTTTTCCAATGCCTGAAAAAGCCCAAAAAATAATGGTGCTGGCACCTGTGGTCACAAACAAAAAAGGCGGACACGAAAAGCTTATCCATCAGCTAAAAAAGGACGGGTTTGCACGGCTTAAAATTGACGGGCATGTATGTTTAATCGAAGAGGCACCGGCACTTAATAAAAAAAAAGCGCATACCATAGAGGTTGTGGTGGACCGGCTGATTTTAAAGCAAGGGATCGAACAACGGCTGACCGATTCCGTTGAAACCGCACTATCCCTTGCCCAAGGCCAGGTGATCATTGACAATCTGGATTTAAAAACACAGACCCTTTTCAGTGAAGCCGCCACCTGCCACACCTGCGGTATCTCTTATCCGCAATTTACCCCTGCCGGCTTTTCCTTTAATTCCCCCCAGGGTGCATGTCCCCATTGTGACGGTCTTGGCCATCTAAGGGAATTTCATCCGGCAAAAATTATCCCGAACCACCATCTGTCCCTGCGCCAGGGGGCAGTACTGCCCTGGGCCGGAAAGGATTCCGTCCGTCACATGGAATTTTTAGATGCCCTGGTGACCCATTATAAAGAAGATATATATACACCTTTTAAAAACCTTTCCACGGACTTTCAAAGGGTCATTCTTTTTGGATCCGGCAGCCATAAAATCCCCTTTTATGTTGAACAAGCCGGCAAAAAAATCGTTTATGAAAAACCCTTTGAAGGCGTAATTGAACAACTTGCCCGCCGTTTGCGGAATACAAAATCAGCATCCGTCAAAAAAGACCTTGGCAAATATATGGGGTATAAAATCTGCTCTAAATGCCATGGCTCCCGTCTGAATCCCGAAGCATCGGCAGTACAGGTGGCAGATAAAACCATCCATCAAATTACAGCCATGTCCGTCAAACAGGCCGCTAATTTTGTAAACACAGTTCATTTGCCGGGCAGGGAAAACGCCGTGTCTGAATCTATTCTTGCAGAACTGTCCCAACGGCTTTCCTTTCTGGAAGATGTGGGCCTTGACTATCTGACCCTTGACCGGTCCGCAGCGACCCTTTCGGGCGGAGAGAGCCAACGCATCCGGCTGGCGACCCAGATCGGTTCGAAACTTTCCGGGGTCCTTTATGTGCTTGATGAACCCAGCATTGGTCTACACCAACGGGACAATGCCCGCCTGCTCAGAACGTTGATGCATCTAAAAGGCCTGGGCAATACCGTGCTGGTGGTGGAGCATGATGAAGAGACCATGCTGGCCGCAGATCACATTGTTGATGTGGGACCGAAGGCCGGTGTTAACGGCGGCCAAATAATGTTTTCAGGTCCGCCCGAAGACCTGGTCAAAGCATCCTGTCTCACCGGGCAGTATCTGTCCGGAAAACGAAAAATCCCTGTGCCTGAAACCAGACGTACCGGCACCAAAAAATTTTTAATGGTCCAAAAGGCAAGCGAAAACAACCTCAAAAATATTGATGTGTCCTTTCCTTTAGGATGTTTAACCTGTGTAACAGGGGTATCAGGATCGGGAAAATCGACCCTGGTTTTGTCAATCCTTTACCAGGCACTTGCAAGCAGCATTAACAGATCTGAGAAACCCGTGGGAAAACATCAGGCCATCTCAGGCATGGAATTTATTGACAGGGTTATCCATATTGATCAGTCCCCCATCGGCAAAACCCCGAGATCCAATCCAGGCACCTACACAGGTGTTCTTACCCATATAAGGGATTTGTTTGCACAAACACCCGAGGCAAAGGCCCGGGGCTACAAGTCCGGGCGGTTCAGTTTTAACATCAAGGGCGGCAGGTGCGAATCCTGCAAAGGGGACGGCATTGTCAAAATTGAAATGCATTTTCTGCCCGATGTTTATGTGACCTGTGATGTCTGCAAAGGCAGACAATTTAACCGGGAAACCCTTGAAATAAAGTACAAAGGCAAAAACATCGCCCAGGTTCTGGACATGACCATCAATCAGGCCCTTGAATTTTTTGAAAATATATCATCAATTCGGCATACCCTTTTTACTTTGGTGGAAACAGGCTTAGGATATATCAAACTAGGCCAGGCCGCCACAACACTTTCCGGCGGGGAAGCGCAACGCATAAAGATTGCCAAGGAACTGTCCAAGAAAAGCACGGGGAAAACCATCTACATTCTGGATGAGCCCACCACAGGCCTGCATACCGATGATATCAAAAGACTGTTGGCTGTGCTGGACAGACTTGTGGATGCGGGCAACACAGTAGTGGTCATTGAACACCACCTTGATGTCATTAAATGCGCGGATTATGTCATTGATCTTGGACCTGAAGGCGGCGACCAGGGCGGGCAGATCGTTGCCCAGGGCACCCCGGAACAAGTGGCCCGTTCACCGTTGTCCCATACAGGTTTTTACCTGAACCGGGTTTTAGGACTGAATTAA
- a CDS encoding type I restriction enzyme HsdR N-terminal domain-containing protein, with product MNDHSHHLILGELVDFLSGETITDTHDERYRQQIARHLVNDLGFDKSDIEAGREITLQAAERSAVVKADFLVYSNQRAVMMINFAPGSLVTRRLPTLALSRLIFDYQIPFVVVTNGEDAELISGKTGKVEGEGISAIPGPDHQIIQSLPDTFETVSAKRRSQAEKIAFACLVDGSCMMENYCDEC from the coding sequence ATGAATGATCATTCCCATCACTTGATTTTAGGTGAGCTTGTTGATTTTTTAAGTGGTGAGACCATTACGGATACCCATGACGAACGGTACCGCCAACAAATTGCCCGGCATCTGGTAAACGATCTGGGGTTTGATAAATCAGATATTGAGGCAGGGCGGGAAATAACCCTCCAAGCCGCTGAGCGCAGTGCGGTTGTGAAGGCTGATTTTTTGGTTTACAGCAATCAACGCGCAGTCATGATGATCAATTTTGCACCGGGGTCCCTTGTGACCCGGCGTCTGCCGACCCTGGCATTGTCACGGCTGATCTTTGATTACCAGATCCCTTTTGTGGTGGTTACCAATGGCGAGGATGCTGAACTGATTTCAGGAAAAACCGGAAAGGTCGAAGGGGAGGGGATATCTGCCATTCCCGGGCCCGATCATCAGATTATACAATCTTTACCTGATACATTTGAAACGGTGTCCGCCAAAAGGCGCAGTCAGGCAGAAAAGATTGCTTTTGCCTGCTTGGTGGACGGGTCCTGTATGATGGAAAATTATTGTGACGAATGTTAA
- a CDS encoding acyltransferase: MLDFLPSPVKGVLSLIGFFINTLCLTMPLVFTAVLKFVLPFKGMVVLLDKILIGIATLWISINGMNCDLFNRIEWQVSGLPQLKKKDWYLVISNHQSWVDILVLHKIFNRKIPMLKFFLKKELIWVPFLGLAWWALDFPFMKRYSKKFLEANPHLKGKDLESTRKACEKFKQIPVSVMNFVEGTRFTPEKHERQKSPFDRLLLPKAGGIAFVLGSMGEYLHNIINVTIAYPGGVPTFWDYISGKTKKIIVDVDVFPVEEQLIGDYFNNDGYKQQFCDWLNQLWQEKDKKLNELLLCEPADRPSAWLEQSHVRKIKN, encoded by the coding sequence ATGCTGGATTTTCTTCCCTCCCCGGTTAAGGGAGTGCTTTCATTAATTGGCTTTTTTATAAACACACTTTGTTTGACTATGCCTTTGGTTTTCACCGCTGTTTTAAAATTTGTTCTACCCTTTAAAGGGATGGTTGTATTACTGGACAAAATTCTTATTGGCATTGCAACCCTGTGGATCAGCATCAACGGCATGAATTGTGACCTGTTCAACAGAATAGAGTGGCAGGTGAGCGGATTGCCCCAGTTGAAAAAAAAAGACTGGTATCTTGTCATCTCCAACCACCAGTCCTGGGTGGACATCCTGGTACTGCATAAGATATTTAACCGTAAAATTCCCATGCTGAAGTTCTTCTTAAAAAAAGAGTTGATCTGGGTTCCTTTTCTTGGACTTGCCTGGTGGGCGCTGGATTTTCCGTTCATGAAACGGTATTCAAAAAAATTTCTTGAAGCCAACCCTCACCTGAAAGGCAAGGATCTTGAAAGCACCCGCAAGGCGTGTGAGAAATTCAAGCAGATCCCAGTGTCGGTGATGAATTTTGTGGAAGGCACCCGGTTTACCCCGGAAAAGCATGAACGCCAAAAATCACCCTTTGACCGGCTCCTTTTACCCAAGGCCGGGGGTATTGCTTTTGTGCTGGGCTCCATGGGTGAATACCTTCACAATATTATTAATGTCACCATTGCCTATCCGGGCGGGGTGCCGACCTTCTGGGATTACATTTCAGGCAAAACAAAAAAGATCATTGTAGACGTGGATGTATTCCCTGTGGAGGAACAGTTGATCGGTGATTACTTTAATAATGATGGATATAAGCAACAATTCTGTGATTGGCTTAATCAACTCTGGCAGGAAAAGGACAAAAAACTGAATGAACTGCTTCTTTGTGAACCGGCGGACAGGCCCTCGGCCTGGTTAGAGCAATCACATGTAAGAAAAATCAAAAATTAA
- a CDS encoding CZB domain-containing protein: protein MIRGVKELKPDEEISHTECEFWKWLSRKAQNLSLYQNFEELGRWYEKIHDIAKQVVTLH, encoded by the coding sequence GTGATCAGAGGAGTCAAGGAGCTTAAACCCGATGAGGAGATCTCCCACACCGAGTGCGAATTCTGGAAATGGCTTTCCAGAAAGGCACAAAATTTGAGTTTATACCAAAATTTTGAAGAACTTGGCCGCTGGTATGAAAAAATCCACGATATCGCCAAGCAGGTGGTGACACTCCATTAA
- a CDS encoding 4'-phosphopantetheinyl transferase superfamily protein codes for MIKPSIPKPGQVHVFYTRSDQISDPCLLKQYRACLCPAEIQKADRYLKQSDRHLSLVSRALVRYLIAAVTRQEAQSLRFSTNEHGKPFLVGCPEIHFNLSHSHGAAVCALCRNAAVGVDVEDIGRHTDLSIAKRFFSSYETALVTKASGTEKRKLFFDIWTLKEAYIKAVGKGLSIPLNSFSFNVNDTEIRITFSDTGRIDPMWQFFQWRPEPVKIVAATVRCASPIVFKRFWCVPFVGVDPEPFE; via the coding sequence ATGATAAAACCGTCCATTCCGAAACCCGGTCAGGTCCATGTGTTCTACACCCGGTCAGACCAGATATCAGATCCTTGTCTTTTAAAACAATACAGGGCCTGTCTTTGCCCTGCTGAAATCCAAAAGGCGGACCGGTACCTGAAACAATCAGACCGGCACCTCAGCCTGGTGTCCAGGGCTCTGGTGCGATATTTGATCGCTGCGGTGACCCGACAGGAGGCGCAATCCCTTCGCTTTTCAACCAATGAACATGGCAAACCTTTTCTTGTTGGGTGCCCGGAAATTCATTTTAACCTTTCCCACAGCCATGGTGCGGCAGTCTGCGCCCTTTGCCGTAATGCTGCCGTGGGCGTGGACGTGGAGGATATCGGACGACACACAGACCTTTCCATTGCCAAACGATTTTTCTCTTCTTACGAAACAGCACTTGTCACAAAGGCATCAGGCACTGAAAAAAGAAAGCTGTTTTTTGATATCTGGACCCTGAAAGAAGCCTATATCAAAGCAGTTGGTAAGGGTCTAAGCATACCTTTAAACAGTTTTTCCTTTAATGTTAATGATACTGAAATTCGAATCACTTTCAGTGATACCGGCCGGATTGATCCCATGTGGCAATTTTTCCAATGGCGGCCTGAACCCGTGAAAATTGTTGCCGCTACCGTTCGCTGCGCATCTCCCATTGTTTTTAAACGCTTTTGGTGTGTTCCGTTTGTGGGGGTAGATCCCGAACCATTTGAATGA
- a CDS encoding iron-containing alcohol dehydrogenase produces MQSLLKPDRSGEIVKFSIPEIFFGRKSLKYAGMCARRMGAEKIFLVSDSGIEKAGWVEKLLDILAQEQLNWVYYSDVHANPRDWQIQQGAKLYKDQDCDVVMAIGGGSPMDAAKGIALVAGNGGRVNDYEGANRIRDPLPPMIFIPSTASSGSDISQFTIITDMERKVKMSIISRTLVPNVSIIDPELLTTKSRSLIIAAALDALAHAIEAHVSRIASPMTEVHSLKAIEMIFHHLSAALETRSIDHLEKLSMAGTFAAMAFSNAGLGIDHALAHSLGGVLDTVHGIIHPILLPQVMRFNLEHSTDKIAQIGRVILGKSLSSPRKTALAGIENLEAYFKSLKVSTKLRDIVPDRSKLQRVCEMAALDSCLLSNPRSASVDEMLEICEKVW; encoded by the coding sequence ATGCAGTCCCTTTTAAAACCAGACCGTTCCGGAGAAATTGTAAAATTTTCTATTCCTGAAATTTTTTTTGGCAGAAAAAGTCTTAAGTACGCCGGCATGTGCGCCAGGCGGATGGGGGCGGAAAAAATATTTCTGGTCTCTGATTCAGGCATAGAAAAAGCAGGATGGGTGGAAAAATTACTTGATATTCTTGCCCAAGAGCAACTCAACTGGGTCTATTATTCTGATGTTCACGCCAATCCAAGGGACTGGCAGATCCAACAGGGGGCAAAGCTGTACAAGGACCAGGACTGTGACGTTGTCATGGCCATAGGCGGGGGCAGCCCCATGGACGCCGCAAAAGGTATAGCTCTGGTGGCCGGCAACGGCGGCCGGGTTAACGATTATGAAGGGGCCAACCGGATTCGTGATCCCCTGCCGCCCATGATATTCATCCCCTCAACCGCCAGCAGCGGATCAGATATTTCCCAGTTTACCATTATCACGGACATGGAACGCAAGGTTAAGATGTCCATCATCAGTCGGACACTTGTGCCCAATGTTTCCATCATTGATCCGGAACTTCTGACCACCAAATCCAGGAGCCTTATCATTGCCGCAGCCCTGGATGCCTTGGCCCATGCCATTGAAGCCCATGTCTCCCGGATTGCCTCCCCCATGACCGAAGTCCACTCCCTTAAAGCCATTGAGATGATCTTCCATCACCTCTCCGCAGCCCTTGAAACCCGCTCCATCGACCATCTCGAAAAACTAAGCATGGCCGGAACTTTTGCGGCAATGGCCTTCAGCAATGCCGGCCTGGGTATTGACCATGCATTGGCTCACTCTTTAGGGGGGGTCTTGGACACGGTCCACGGCATCATCCATCCCATTCTTCTGCCCCAGGTCATGCGGTTCAACCTTGAGCATAGTACCGACAAAATCGCCCAGATCGGCCGGGTTATTCTTGGCAAATCCCTTTCGTCACCCCGGAAAACTGCTCTGGCAGGTATTGAAAATCTGGAAGCATACTTTAAAAGCCTTAAGGTCTCTACCAAATTACGTGATATCGTACCGGACCGGTCCAAACTCCAAAGGGTCTGCGAGATGGCTGCCCTGGATTCCTGCCTGCTGAGCAATCCAAGGAGTGCCAGTGTGGATGAGATGCTTGAAATATGTGAAAAGGTGTGGTGA
- a CDS encoding ATP-binding protein, whose amino-acid sequence MKKTTIDDIIGLEYTKLGFFPEAKNKMAQLRAANLRLERKSQQLQAILDGISDAMVILSLNFTIISVNRLFIQIFDCDRPEGKTCYEILKNRDTPCQDCPVTQSLKNKQVCRQTLIYHIKDKKRQYEVSVSPMTDTHGKIFRFIVLMRDVTREKAFQENYYYSTKMATVGLLAAGVAHEINNPLTSIHGFSEGLKRRLPKLKACLENNPGTEELAADFDEYIDTIITESNRCRDIVKNLLTFSPRKRIDFSRVDLKDMVTDVIKLLHFRLKQETGVAIEMDIPANIPKINGNAPEIKQVLLNIICNAIDAVEGQGLLKISVKVNEKRLLVSVRDNGYGIAEQDIERIFDPFFTTKPLGKGMGIGLFTCYNIIQQHQGKIRVESELGKGSVFHICFPLEEKYLDG is encoded by the coding sequence ATGAAAAAAACGACCATTGATGACATTATCGGTCTTGAGTATACCAAACTGGGATTTTTTCCAGAGGCAAAAAACAAAATGGCACAGCTCCGGGCCGCCAACCTCAGACTGGAGCGTAAAAGTCAACAACTTCAGGCTATTTTAGACGGAATTTCCGATGCTATGGTCATTTTGTCCCTTAATTTTACCATTATTTCGGTAAACCGGCTTTTCATTCAGATTTTCGACTGCGACCGGCCTGAAGGCAAAACCTGCTACGAAATTCTCAAAAACAGGGACACGCCTTGCCAGGATTGTCCGGTAACTCAATCCCTCAAAAACAAGCAGGTTTGCCGTCAAACCCTTATCTATCATATCAAGGATAAGAAACGGCAATATGAAGTCTCGGTGTCGCCCATGACAGATACCCATGGAAAAATCTTCAGATTTATTGTCCTCATGCGGGATGTGACCCGGGAAAAAGCCTTTCAGGAAAATTATTACTACTCCACAAAAATGGCCACCGTAGGGCTGCTGGCTGCGGGTGTGGCCCATGAAATCAACAATCCCTTAACCTCCATCCACGGATTTTCAGAAGGCCTGAAACGGCGCCTGCCCAAACTTAAGGCCTGCCTTGAAAACAATCCTGGGACAGAGGAACTGGCAGCAGATTTTGATGAATATATTGATACCATCATTACCGAGTCCAACCGGTGCCGGGATATCGTAAAAAATCTGCTTACCTTCAGCCCGAGAAAGCGAATTGATTTTTCCCGGGTGGATCTCAAGGATATGGTCACAGATGTGATCAAACTGCTTCATTTCCGCCTCAAACAGGAAACCGGTGTGGCCATTGAGATGGATATTCCGGCAAATATTCCAAAAATTAATGGCAATGCCCCGGAGATCAAACAAGTGCTGCTCAACATTATCTGTAATGCTATTGATGCGGTTGAAGGCCAGGGCCTGCTCAAAATAAGTGTTAAGGTTAACGAAAAGAGGCTTTTGGTTTCTGTCCGGGACAACGGCTATGGTATTGCCGAACAAGATATAGAACGTATTTTTGACCCCTTTTTCACCACCAAGCCTCTTGGAAAAGGTATGGGCATTGGCCTGTTTACCTGTTACAATATTATCCAGCAGCACCAGGGAAAAATCCGGGTTGAAAGTGAACTTGGCAAAGGAAGTGTGTTCCATATCTGCTTTCCCCTTGAGGAAAAATATTTAGATGGATAA
- a CDS encoding sigma-54 dependent transcriptional regulator, which yields MDKPEEQINLLVVDDEKHIRRLLEKELSSPRRQITTAGDAQTALAAVQKTRFDVIILDIMLPDGNGIELMARFQEEILAVQIILITGYADVDDAVLSMKAGACDYITKPFDLDRLEQVVETAFQRGLGYKRELLRHQGSQADTSYPEQIIGHSKAMEEIRFLIRKAAPTNVPILITGESGTGKNVVARQLHAQSTRSHIPMITKNCATLQEELMRSELFGYCKGAFTGAESSRQGLLSMADEGTLFLDEVGELSVGVQASLLRVMENQTFRPVGDKHETRVNIRFIFATNRDLKEEVAKGSFSQALFHRLNVFTINMLPLRKRKEEIPVLVEYFTGKLRPGCKISKNAMNLLMDYDWPGNIRELHNVIERGIILSDNMVITERCLPLELLDTPSRDKEDTPLFPSLKDVEKEHILAVMAHVNGNRSQAAEILGISRKTLYRKLADIPEYV from the coding sequence ATGGATAAACCTGAAGAACAAATCAATCTACTTGTGGTAGATGATGAAAAACATATCCGCAGACTTCTGGAAAAGGAACTGTCCTCACCCAGGCGCCAAATTACAACAGCCGGAGACGCCCAAACCGCCCTTGCAGCCGTCCAAAAAACCCGGTTTGACGTCATTATCCTGGACATCATGCTGCCGGATGGCAACGGCATTGAATTGATGGCCCGTTTCCAGGAAGAAATCCTGGCGGTCCAGATCATCCTGATCACCGGTTACGCAGATGTGGATGATGCTGTACTATCCATGAAAGCCGGTGCCTGCGATTATATCACCAAGCCCTTTGATCTGGACCGGTTGGAACAGGTGGTTGAAACGGCATTTCAAAGGGGTCTGGGGTACAAAAGAGAACTTCTCCGGCACCAGGGTTCCCAAGCGGATACCAGCTATCCGGAACAAATTATAGGGCATTCCAAGGCCATGGAGGAAATCCGCTTTCTTATCCGCAAAGCCGCCCCCACAAATGTTCCGATTCTGATCACCGGGGAAAGCGGCACGGGAAAAAATGTCGTGGCACGCCAACTCCATGCCCAAAGCACAAGAAGCCATATTCCCATGATCACCAAAAACTGCGCAACGCTCCAGGAAGAATTGATGCGAAGCGAACTTTTCGGATATTGCAAAGGCGCATTTACCGGTGCTGAATCCTCCAGGCAAGGCCTGCTGAGTATGGCCGACGAAGGTACCCTTTTCCTGGACGAAGTCGGGGAATTATCCGTGGGAGTCCAGGCCTCCCTTTTAAGGGTAATGGAAAACCAGACCTTCCGTCCTGTGGGGGACAAACATGAAACCCGGGTCAATATCCGGTTTATCTTTGCCACCAACCGGGATTTGAAAGAGGAGGTCGCCAAGGGAAGCTTCAGCCAGGCACTATTTCACAGGCTTAACGTATTTACCATCAATATGCTGCCCCTGCGCAAGCGAAAAGAAGAAATACCTGTGTTGGTGGAATATTTTACAGGAAAATTAAGACCGGGCTGCAAAATTTCAAAAAATGCCATGAACCTTCTCATGGACTATGACTGGCCGGGCAATATAAGAGAACTGCACAATGTTATTGAGCGAGGAATTATTCTATCGGACAACATGGTTATCACAGAGCGTTGCCTGCCCCTTGAGCTTTTGGATACCCCAAGCAGGGACAAAGAAGATACGCCGTTGTTTCCTTCACTAAAAGATGTTGAAAAAGAACATATTCTGGCGGTGATGGCGCATGTGAATGGCAACCGGTCTCAGGCGGCTGAAATATTAGGGATCAGCAGGAAAACATTGTATCGAAAATTAGCCGATATCCCGGAATACGTATAG